One Triplophysa dalaica isolate WHDGS20190420 chromosome 11, ASM1584641v1, whole genome shotgun sequence genomic window carries:
- the gpr75 gene encoding LOW QUALITY PROTEIN: probable G-protein coupled receptor 75 (The sequence of the model RefSeq protein was modified relative to this genomic sequence to represent the inferred CDS: inserted 1 base in 1 codon): MCTMNSTAWPLDLAEFAKPRGFNSSHSQSASTRGWALIHTATLASCSLLLVLIFCLGSYGNLVVFLSFFDPAFRKFRTNFDFMILNLSFCDLFICCVTAPMFALVLFLDAGDAGDGVSKGFCFAFHLTSSGFIIMSLETVAVIALHRLRMVLGQQPNRTASFPCTLALTALLWTTSFTLAALVTLRAYPRSSGPCLPHFGLTGNKAKVVLYVYIADFAFCVGVVSISYLMIAQALRKNAQVRKCPIITVDATRPPVSHPPLIAAGFEGMQCTVQVPSLYRNQTYNKLQHVQTHSFTRRTNQPLVPGAAAGATCCQLVSTVNLATAKDSKAVVTCVVIVISVLLCCLPLGISLAQDMVSPESSFVHYQFELCGFALIFLKSGINPFVYSRNSAGLRRRVLCCLQWLTLGFLCCKHKTRLHAMGKGSLEVNRNKSSHHETNSAYMLSPKPQRRLVDQACGPSHXRDSMPTPCITAGRKPRPPSTSTPINTRIEPYYSIYNSSPSAGPSSPNTLQPVNSQTTAFAKSYVAMHYHTHQEVLQDFDSTSAHQIPIPSV; this comes from the exons ATGTGTACCATGAACAGCACTGCGTGGCCTTTGGACCTGGCTGAGTTCGCGAAACCTCGGGGCTTCAACAGCTCCCATAGCCAGTCTGCTTCCACGAGGGGCTGGGCCTTGATTCACACAGCCACCCTTGCCTCCTGCTCCCTCCTGTTGGTCCTCATCTTCTGCCTCGGTTCTTACGGCAACCTGGTGGTTTTCTTGTCCTTCTTCGACCCGGCGTTCCGTAAATTCCGCACGAACTTTGACTTCATGATCCTCAACCTGTCCTTCTGTGACCTTTTTATTTGCTGTGTTACTGCGCCAATGTTCGCGCTGGTGCTGTTTCTGGACGCAGGAGATGCTGGAGATGGAGTGTCAAAGGGCTTCTGCTTCGCCTTCCACCTCACAAGCTCGGGCTTCATTATTATGTCCCTCGAAACCGTGGCGGTGATCGCTCTGCATCGACTCCGTATGGTTCTGGGTCAGCAGCCCAACCGTACGGCCTCTTTCCCTTGCACCCTGGCCCTCACGGCACTGTTATGGACCACCAGCTTCACGCTGGCTGCTTTGGTTACTTTGCGAGCATATCCAAGGAGTTCCGGGCCTTGCCTGCCCCATTTTGGTCTGACAGGAAACAAGGCCAAGGTGGTGTTATATGTGTACATTGCAGATTTTGCTTTCTGTGTTGGTGTGGTGTCCATCTCGTACCTTATGATCGCTCAGGCACTGAGGAAGAACGCACAGGTGCGGAAGTGTCCCATTATCACGGTGGATGCGACACGTCCCCCTGTCTCTCATCCGCCACTCATTGCCGCTGGTTTCGAAGGCATGCAGTGTACAGTGCAAGTACCCTCACTTTACCGCAACCAAACGTACAATAAACTTCAGCACGTCCAGACACACTCTTTCACCAGGAGAACCAACCAGCCCCTAGTGCCCGGGGCTGCAGCCGGAGCGACCTGCTGCCAGCTGGTCTCCACTGTAAACCTAGCCACGGCCAAGGACTCTAAAGCGGTAGTGACATGCGTGGTGATCGTGATCTCCGTCCTGCTCTGCTGTCTCCCGCTGGGGATTTCATTGGCACAGGATATGGTGTCACCGGAGAGCAGCTTTGTCCACTACCAGTTTGAGCTGTGCGGATTCGCCCTCATATTTCTCAAGTCCGGCATCAACCCGTTTGTATACTCGCGCAATAGCGCCGGCCTGCGACGGCGTGTTCTCTGCTGCCTCCAGTGGCTGACGTTGGGCTTCCTGTGCTGCAAGCACAAGACACGTTTGCATGCCATGGGAAAGGGAAGCCTGGAGGTCAATCGGAACAAGTCCTCACACCACGAGACTAACTCAGCTTACATGCTCTCGCCGAAGCCCCAGAGAAGGTTGGTAGACCAGGCTTGTGGACCTAGTC TCCGGGATAGCATGCCTACCCCCTGTATCACGGCCGGACGCAAACCCCGTCCCCCTAGCACATCCACGCCCATCAATACACGAATAGAACCTTACTACAGTATCTACAATAGCAGTCCGTCGGCAGGACCAAGTTCCCCCAACACCCTACAGCCGGTCAACTCTCAAACCACCGCTTTCGCAAAGAGCTACGTGGCTATGCACTACCACACCCATCAGGAAGTGCTGCAGGACTTTGATAGCACTTCAGCTCATCAGATTCCCATCCCATCAGTCTAA
- the erlec1 gene encoding endoplasmic reticulum lectin 1 isoform X2: MRVFLRCLWALIWFGVSADRAGYPVFSDEIAFKIHWPGSDFTLPASGGLYKEDEYVIMTTAEKEKYKCLLPSLSGSNEDDVKEYSGSSPAKLLEPLFKQSSCSYRIESYWTYEVCHGKHVRQYHEDKETGQKTNVQEYYLGTMKKSDGAESETETEKSETSDTEGSDANTEVPTKNIEGQLTPYYPVEMGHGTECSLRQNHPRSTTVLYVCHPEAKHEILTIAEVLTCQYEVVVLTPLICPHPKFRFKSSPVNDIFCQALGGSPLRPQSLSKLDREQEELLKPPFSSSSERQEEFPPVKEEAYTSTHKPLVVGGQSHVTVGTTHISRLTDEQLIQEFLSGSYCLHGGVGWWKYEFCYGKHVHQYHEDKEQGKNIVVVGSWNSEEHLNWAKKNIARSYHLKDSGAPKVKVVSHFYGHGDMCDLTGKPRQVVVKLKCKESESPHAVTVYMLEPQTCQYILGVESPVICKILDTADENGHLFIPS, from the exons ATGCGCGTGTTTTTGCGGTGCCTCTGGGCGCTGATTTGGTTCGGGGTGTCTGCAGATCGTGCAGGTTATCCTGTGTTTTCTGACGAGATAGCCTTTAAAATCCACTGGCCGGGATCAGATTTCACCCTG CCTGCGTCCGGAGGACTGTACAAAGAAGATGAATATGTTATTATGACAACTGCAGAAAAAGAGAAGTACAAGTGTTTACTGCCATCTTTGTCTGGGTCCAATGAG GACGATGTGAAGGAGTACAGTGGGTCGAGTCCGGCAAAGCTGCTGGAGCCTTTATTCAAACAGAGCAGCTGCTCATACAGA ATCGAGTCATACTGGACATATGAGGTGTGCCATGGGAAACATGTACGGCAGTATCATGAGGACAAGGAGACGGGGCAG AAGACAAACGTTCAAGAATACTATCTGGGTACCATGAAAAAAAGTGATGGTGCAG AATCGGAAACGGAAACTGAAAAATCTGAGACCTCTGACACAGAAGGATCTGATGCTAACACAGAG GTGCCAACAAAGAATATAGAGGGTCAGTTGACGCCATACTATCCCGTAGAGATGGGACATGGAACAGAATGCTCTTTGAGACAGAATCATCCTCGCTCCACCACTGTGTTGTACGTCTGCCATCCGGAGGCCAAGCACGAGATCCTGACCATCGCTGAAGTCCTCACCTGCCAGTATGAGGTGGTGGTGCTCACTCCCCTGATCTGTCCTCACCCCAAATTCAG GTTCAAGTCCTCACCGGTGAATGACATCTTCTGCCAGGCTCTGGGTGGTTCTCCTCTCAGACCTCAGAGTCTCTCTAAACTGGATCGTGAACAAGAAGAGCTCCTCAAGCCACCGTTCAGCTCTAGCAGTGAGAGGCAG GAGGAATTTCCTCCAGTCAAAGAGGAAGCGTACACTTCTACCCATAAGCCCCTGGTGGTCGGTGGGCAATCCCATGTCACCGTTGGCACCACCCACATCTCTCGTCTGACTGATGAACAGCTGATCCAAGAGTTTTTGAGCGGCTCATATTGTCTACATGGG GGTGTTGGATGGTGGAAGTATGAATTTTGTTATGGAAAGCACGTCCACCAGTATCATGAG GATAAAGAGCAAGGGAAGAACATTGTGGTGGTGGGCAGCTGGAACAGTGAAGAACATTTGAACTGGGCCAAGAAGAACATAGCCCGATCTTATCATTTAAAAGACAGCGGAGCACCCAAAGTGAA GGTTGTATCTCACTTTTATGGCCATGGAGACATGTGTGACTTAACCGGGAAACCGAGACAGGTTGTTGTCAAGCTTAA GTGTAAGGAATCTGAGTCCCCTCACGCTGTTACAGTGTACATGCTGGAACCTCAGACCTGTCAATACATTCTTGGG GTTGAGTCACCAGTAATATGCAAGATCCTGGACACTGCAGATGAAAATGGACATCTATTCATCCCAAGCTAA
- the agpat4 gene encoding 1-acyl-sn-glycerol-3-phosphate acyltransferase delta isoform X2, whose translation MGFLKMLKTQFLCHLIICYVFLVSGFIINLLQICTLPLWPINKQLARKINCRLAYSISSQLVALLEWWSGTECTLYTDPESFSYFGKENAIVVLNHNFEIDFMCGWTFCDRFGVLGSSKVLAKKELSYVPVIGWMWYFLEIVFCKRKWEEDRKSVVQSLQNLRDYPEKFWFLLHCEGTRFTEKKHKISMEVAEKKGLPKLKYHLLPRTKGFCVTVQNLRGTVTAVYDSTLNFRNNEMPTLLGVLNGKKYHGALYVRRIPLESIPEDETECAAWLQKLYQEKDQFQEHYSQTGYFPGPVMNAPYRPWALLNWLFWVCLLVYPLCIIALRLLSGSTFTVLSTFFFCIAASAGIRWMIGQTEIDRGSSYGNKEAQMNNK comes from the exons ATGGGATTCCTTAAAATGCTTAAAACTCAGTTCCTGTGTCATCTCATTATCTGTTATGTCTTCCTGGTCAGCGGGTTTATTATCAACCTGCTGCAGATTTGTACTCTACCACTGTGGCCAATAAACAAGCAACTCGCACGCAAGATCAACTGCCGATTGGCTTATTCCATTTCCAGTC AGCTGGTGGCACTGTTGGAATGGTGGTCCGGGACAGAATGCACTCTTTACACAGACCCTGAAAGCTTTTCTTACTTCGGCAAAGAGAACGCCATTGTGGTCCTCAATCACAATTTTGAGATTGATTTTATGTGCGGCTGGACCTTTTGTGACAGATTTGGTGTTTTAGGG AGCTCAAAAGTCTTGGCAAAAAAAGAGCTTTCTTATGTTCCTGTCATTGGCTGGATGTGGTACTTCCTGGAGATCGTCTTCTGTAAAAGGAAGTGGGAGGAGGACCGTAAATCGGTCGTGCAGAGCCTGCAGAACCTGCGTGATTACCCAGAAAAATTTTGG tTCTTGTTGCACTGTGAGGGCACACGATTCACAGAGAAGAAGCACAAGATCAGTATGGAGGTGGCAGAGAAGAAAGGTCTACCCAAACTCAAGTACCACCTTCTACCTCGAACCAAGGGCTTTTGTGTCACAGTCCAGAACCTCAGGGGAACGG TTACTGCTGTGTACGATTCTACGCTTAATTTCAGAAACAACGAAATGCCAACGTTATTAGGGGTGCTCAACGGAAAAAAGTACCATGGCGCTTTATACGTGAG GCGGATTCCTCTGGAGTCGATCCCCGAGGACGAGACGGAATGTGCCGCCTGGCTCCAAAAACTCTATCAGGAGAAA GACCAGTTCCAGGAGCATTACAGTCAGACCGGTTATTTCCCGGGGCCCGTTATGAATGCTCCGTACCGACCCTGGGCCCTGCTGAACTGGTTATTCTGGGTCTGCTTGCTGGTCTACCCTCTTTGCATAATAGCGTTACGACTGCTGTCAGGGTCAACCTTTACAGTGCTGTCTACGTTTTTCTTCTGTATAGCAG CATCAGCTGGTATCCGCTGGATGATTGGACAAACTGAGATTGACAGGGGCTCGAGCTACGGAAACAAGGAGGCGCAAATGAACAACAAGTGA
- the agpat4 gene encoding 1-acyl-sn-glycerol-3-phosphate acyltransferase delta isoform X1, giving the protein MGFLKMLKTQFLCHLIICYVFLVSGFIINLLQICTLPLWPINKQLARKINCRLAYSISSQLVALLEWWSGTECTLYTDPESFSYFGKENAIVVLNHNFEIDFMCGWTFCDRFGVLGSSKVLAKKELSYVPVIGWMWYFLEIVFCKRKWEEDRKSVVQSLQNLRDYPEKFWFLLHCEGTRFTEKKHKISMEVAEKKGLPKLKYHLLPRTKGFCVTVQNLRGTVTAVYDSTLNFRNNEMPTLLGVLNGKKYHGALYVRRIPLESIPEDETECAAWLQKLYQEKDQFQEHYSQTGYFPGPVMNAPYRPWALLNWLFWVCLLVYPLCIIALRLLSGSTFTVLSTFFFCIAGIWVNNWGGWFFFSIVITIKHRDIYYWGRKRNYPLLLQYFHSICFSKILINGGLFGVMTVSISTTSICI; this is encoded by the exons ATGGGATTCCTTAAAATGCTTAAAACTCAGTTCCTGTGTCATCTCATTATCTGTTATGTCTTCCTGGTCAGCGGGTTTATTATCAACCTGCTGCAGATTTGTACTCTACCACTGTGGCCAATAAACAAGCAACTCGCACGCAAGATCAACTGCCGATTGGCTTATTCCATTTCCAGTC AGCTGGTGGCACTGTTGGAATGGTGGTCCGGGACAGAATGCACTCTTTACACAGACCCTGAAAGCTTTTCTTACTTCGGCAAAGAGAACGCCATTGTGGTCCTCAATCACAATTTTGAGATTGATTTTATGTGCGGCTGGACCTTTTGTGACAGATTTGGTGTTTTAGGG AGCTCAAAAGTCTTGGCAAAAAAAGAGCTTTCTTATGTTCCTGTCATTGGCTGGATGTGGTACTTCCTGGAGATCGTCTTCTGTAAAAGGAAGTGGGAGGAGGACCGTAAATCGGTCGTGCAGAGCCTGCAGAACCTGCGTGATTACCCAGAAAAATTTTGG tTCTTGTTGCACTGTGAGGGCACACGATTCACAGAGAAGAAGCACAAGATCAGTATGGAGGTGGCAGAGAAGAAAGGTCTACCCAAACTCAAGTACCACCTTCTACCTCGAACCAAGGGCTTTTGTGTCACAGTCCAGAACCTCAGGGGAACGG TTACTGCTGTGTACGATTCTACGCTTAATTTCAGAAACAACGAAATGCCAACGTTATTAGGGGTGCTCAACGGAAAAAAGTACCATGGCGCTTTATACGTGAG GCGGATTCCTCTGGAGTCGATCCCCGAGGACGAGACGGAATGTGCCGCCTGGCTCCAAAAACTCTATCAGGAGAAA GACCAGTTCCAGGAGCATTACAGTCAGACCGGTTATTTCCCGGGGCCCGTTATGAATGCTCCGTACCGACCCTGGGCCCTGCTGAACTGGTTATTCTGGGTCTGCTTGCTGGTCTACCCTCTTTGCATAATAGCGTTACGACTGCTGTCAGGGTCAACCTTTACAGTGCTGTCTACGTTTTTCTTCTGTATAGCAGGTATTTGGGTAAACAACTGGGGTGGGTGGTTCTTTTTTTCTATTGttataacaataaaacacagagacatttaCTATTGGGGCAGAAAAAGGAATTATCCACTGCTGCTACAGTATTTTCATTCaatctgtttttcaaaaatttTAATAAACGGAGGCCTGTTTGGTGTTATGACAGTAAGTATATCAACCACTTCTATCTGCATTTAA
- the erlec1 gene encoding endoplasmic reticulum lectin 1 isoform X1, translating to MRVFLRCLWALIWFGVSADRAGYPVFSDEIAFKIHWPGSDFTLPASGGLYKEDEYVIMTTAEKEKYKCLLPSLSGSNEDDVKEYSGSSPAKLLEPLFKQSSCSYRIESYWTYEVCHGKHVRQYHEDKETGQKTNVQEYYLGTMKKSDGAESETETEKSETSDTEGSDANTEVPTKNIEGQLTPYYPVEMGHGTECSLRQNHPRSTTVLYVCHPEAKHEILTIAEVLTCQYEVVVLTPLICPHPKFRFKSSPVNDIFCQALGGSPLRPQSLSKLDREQEELLKPPFSSSSERQVRGSREEFPPVKEEAYTSTHKPLVVGGQSHVTVGTTHISRLTDEQLIQEFLSGSYCLHGGVGWWKYEFCYGKHVHQYHEDKEQGKNIVVVGSWNSEEHLNWAKKNIARSYHLKDSGAPKVKVVSHFYGHGDMCDLTGKPRQVVVKLKCKESESPHAVTVYMLEPQTCQYILGVESPVICKILDTADENGHLFIPS from the exons ATGCGCGTGTTTTTGCGGTGCCTCTGGGCGCTGATTTGGTTCGGGGTGTCTGCAGATCGTGCAGGTTATCCTGTGTTTTCTGACGAGATAGCCTTTAAAATCCACTGGCCGGGATCAGATTTCACCCTG CCTGCGTCCGGAGGACTGTACAAAGAAGATGAATATGTTATTATGACAACTGCAGAAAAAGAGAAGTACAAGTGTTTACTGCCATCTTTGTCTGGGTCCAATGAG GACGATGTGAAGGAGTACAGTGGGTCGAGTCCGGCAAAGCTGCTGGAGCCTTTATTCAAACAGAGCAGCTGCTCATACAGA ATCGAGTCATACTGGACATATGAGGTGTGCCATGGGAAACATGTACGGCAGTATCATGAGGACAAGGAGACGGGGCAG AAGACAAACGTTCAAGAATACTATCTGGGTACCATGAAAAAAAGTGATGGTGCAG AATCGGAAACGGAAACTGAAAAATCTGAGACCTCTGACACAGAAGGATCTGATGCTAACACAGAG GTGCCAACAAAGAATATAGAGGGTCAGTTGACGCCATACTATCCCGTAGAGATGGGACATGGAACAGAATGCTCTTTGAGACAGAATCATCCTCGCTCCACCACTGTGTTGTACGTCTGCCATCCGGAGGCCAAGCACGAGATCCTGACCATCGCTGAAGTCCTCACCTGCCAGTATGAGGTGGTGGTGCTCACTCCCCTGATCTGTCCTCACCCCAAATTCAG GTTCAAGTCCTCACCGGTGAATGACATCTTCTGCCAGGCTCTGGGTGGTTCTCCTCTCAGACCTCAGAGTCTCTCTAAACTGGATCGTGAACAAGAAGAGCTCCTCAAGCCACCGTTCAGCTCTAGCAGTGAGAGGCAGGTGAGAGGATCCAGG GAGGAATTTCCTCCAGTCAAAGAGGAAGCGTACACTTCTACCCATAAGCCCCTGGTGGTCGGTGGGCAATCCCATGTCACCGTTGGCACCACCCACATCTCTCGTCTGACTGATGAACAGCTGATCCAAGAGTTTTTGAGCGGCTCATATTGTCTACATGGG GGTGTTGGATGGTGGAAGTATGAATTTTGTTATGGAAAGCACGTCCACCAGTATCATGAG GATAAAGAGCAAGGGAAGAACATTGTGGTGGTGGGCAGCTGGAACAGTGAAGAACATTTGAACTGGGCCAAGAAGAACATAGCCCGATCTTATCATTTAAAAGACAGCGGAGCACCCAAAGTGAA GGTTGTATCTCACTTTTATGGCCATGGAGACATGTGTGACTTAACCGGGAAACCGAGACAGGTTGTTGTCAAGCTTAA GTGTAAGGAATCTGAGTCCCCTCACGCTGTTACAGTGTACATGCTGGAACCTCAGACCTGTCAATACATTCTTGGG GTTGAGTCACCAGTAATATGCAAGATCCTGGACACTGCAGATGAAAATGGACATCTATTCATCCCAAGCTAA